Proteins from a single region of Pelodiscus sinensis isolate JC-2024 chromosome 29, ASM4963464v1, whole genome shotgun sequence:
- the LOC106733105 gene encoding voltage-gated delayed rectifier potassium channel KCNH4 isoform X1 codes for MPVMKGLLAPQNTFLDTIATRFDGTHSNFILANAQVHRGFPIVYCSDGFCDLTGFARSEVMQKNCSCRFLYGAETSESALQSIEKALDGRQEFQTEVGFYKKGGVAFWCLLDIVPIKNEKGEVVLFLVSFKDLSESRGKGHPSDRRDEKHRTKKAGSSRLRAARRQGRTVLHQLTRQFAGKERAEMKINSDVFESKPSVPEYKVASVQKSRFILLHYSIFKALWDWLILLATFYVAVTVPYNVCFTGTEDSLAAARSTIVSDIVVEMLFILDIVLNFRTTYVSQSGQVVYDTRSICLHYVATWFFVDLIAALPFDLLYAFNVTVTSLVHLLKTVRLLRLLRLLQKLDRYSQYSAMVLTLLMSMFALLAHWLACIWYVIGRKEMESNDPLTWDIGWLHELGKRLEAPYINNSLGGPSVRSAYIASLYFTLSSLTSVGFGNVCANTDAEKIFSICTMLIGALMHAVVFGNVTAIIQRMYSRRSLYHTRMKDLKDFIRVHRLPQQLKQRMLEYFQTTWSVNNGIDANELLRDFPDELRADIAMHLNKDILQLPLFERASRGCLRALSLHIKTSFCAPGEYLLRQGDALQANYFVCSGSLEVLKDNMVLAILGKGDLIGADLPGKDQVIKTNADVKALTYCDLQYLSLRGLFEVLELYPEYSSKFLADIHQDLTFNLREGSDIEGLLRFPRSPRLSQPHPESGASPEKPLPSILEDAEAPDDFFHPSPTSLTHRKLLLPTLHSPVRGGSLSSLLGDELRQFSALRRTCRSPARCSRGRSPSPQCPREGESNGHRPTKLLIPSLHAYGPPDLSPRVVDGIEDDGGMSETQTFHFNVEPPPPSSVVDSPTSGNRLLPHPAPSRPRGTDQASPALGTEADEIKQNVRRLNQELIHLNQEVSHLSRELQRTMHLLRSQLLHAPVLACPYGLPVLSSPPPKPSSGSEQPPRLPPAAGPPLLPSAAAAIAGPLPPRAGDAGACPGTTSARASPREPEGLRAHRDSPCTPSSPACHYHLPWAAMDGALLSPTQAALHCGLTPSLPYSLAGSPVLCPLPSPPAGPSPAFPHCPAQSHPGPLLRCRSDSESFR; via the exons GAGTTGCCTTCTGGTGCCTGCTGGACATCGTGCCCATCAAGAACGAGAAAGGGGAGGTGGTGCTCTTCCTCGTCTCCTTCAAGGACCTCTCGGAGAGCCGGGGCAAGGGCCACCCGAGCGACAGGAGAGATG AGAAGCACCGGACCAAGAAGGCAGGCAGCTCCCGCCTACGGGCGGCGCGCAGGCAGGGCCGCACGGTGCTGCACCAGCTCACCCGCCAGTTCGCCGGGAAGGAGCGGGCCGAGATGAAGATCAACAGC GACGTCTTCGAGAGCAAGCCCTCCGTTCCCGAGTACAAAGTGGCCTCGGTGCAGAAATCCCGCTTCATCTTGCTGCACTACAGCATCTTCAAGGCCCTGTGGGACTGGCTCATCCTGCTGGCCACCTTCTACGTGGCCGTCACCGTCCCCTACAACGTCTGCTTCACCGGCACCGAGGACAGCCTGGCGGCCGCCCGCAGCACCATCGTCAGCGACATTGTCGTGGAGATGCTCTTCATCCTGG ACATCGTCCTGAACTTCCGCACCACCTACGTCAGCCAGTCGGGGCAGGTGGTCTACGACACCCGCTCCATCTGCCTCCACTACGTGGCCACCTGGTTCTTCGTGGACCTGATCGCCGCCTTGCCCTTTGACCTCCTGTACGCATTCAACGTGACCGTG ACCTCGCTGGTGCACCTGCTCAAGACGGTGCGTCTCCTGAGGCTGCTGCGCCTGCTGCAGAAGCTGGACCGCTACTCGCAGTACAGCGCCATGGTGCTCACCCTCCTCATGTCCATGTTCGCCCTGCTCGCCCACTGGCTGGCCTGCATCTGGTACGTCATCGGCCGCAAGGAGATGGAAAGTAACGACCCTCTGACCTGGGACATCG GCTGGCTGCACGAGCTGGGCAAGCGGCTAGAGGCGCCCTACATCAACAACTCGCTGGGCGGCCCGTCCGTGCGCAGCGCCTACATCGCCTCCCTCTACTTCACCCTCAGCAGCCTCACCAGCGTCGGCTTCGGCAACGTCTGCGCCAACACTGACGCCGAGAAGATCTTCTCCATCTGCACCATGCTGATCGGGG CCCTCATGCACGCCGTGGTGTTCGGCAACGTGACGGCCATCATCCAGCGCATGTACTCCCGCCGCTCCCTCTACCACACCCGCATGAAGGACCTCAAGGACTTCATCCGCGTGCACCGCCTCCCGCAGCAGCTCAAGCAGAGGATGCTGGAGTACTTCCAGACCACCTGGTCCGTCAACAACGGCATCGACGCCAACGAG ctgctgcgcGACTTCCCCGACGAGCTGCGGGCCGACATCGCCATGCACCTCAACAAGGACATCCTGCAGCTGCCGCTCTTCGAGAGGGCCAGCCGGGGCTGCCTGCGCGCCCTCTCCCTGCACATCAAGACCTCCTTCTGCGCCCCCGGCGAGTACCTGCTGCGCCAGGGCGACGCCCTGCAGGCCAACTACTTCGTCTGCTCCGGCTCCCTCGAGGTCCTCAAGGACAACATGGTGCTGGCCATCCTGG GCAAAGGGGACCTGATTGGGGCCGACCTGCCCGGCAAGGACCAGGTGATCAAAACCAACGCGGACGTCAAGGCGCTGACCTACTGCGACCTGCAGTACCTCAGCCTGCGCGGCCTCTTTGAGGTGCTGGAGCTGTACCCCGAGTACTCCAGCAAGTTCCTGGCCGATATCCACCAGGACCTCACCTTCAACCTGCGGGAGGGCAGCGACATCGAG GGGCTCCTGCGATTTCCCAGGTCCCCTCGGTTATCCCAG cctcacccggagagcggcgccagccccgagaagcccctcccctccatcctgGAGGACGCCGAGGCTCCCGACGACTTCTTCCACCCCTCGCCCACCAGCCTGACCCACCGCAAGCTGCTGCTGCCCACCCTGCACAGCCCCGTGCGGGGCGGCTCCCTCAGCAGCCTGCTGGGTGACGAGCTGCGCCAGTTCTCGGCCCTGCGCCGCacctgccgctcccccgcccgcTGCAGCCGGGGCAGGAGCCCCTCTCCGCAGTGTCCAAGAGAGGGCGAGAGCAACGGCCACAGGCCAACCAAGCTCCTGATCCCCTCCCTGCACGCCTACGGCCCCCCAGATCTGAGCCCCAG GGTCGTTGACGGGATCGAGGACGATGGCGGGATGTCGGAGACGCAAACGTTCCATTTCAACGTGGAGCCGCCCCCGCCGAGCTCCGTCGTGGACTCGCCGACGTCCGGTAACCGCCTGCTGCCCCACCCGGCGCCGTCCAGGCCACGCG GGACTGACCAGGCCAGCCCAGCCTTAGGCACGGAAGCGGATGAGATCAAGCAGAACGTCAGGAGACTGAACCAAGAG CTCATTCACCTCAACCAGGAAGTTTCCCACCTCAGCCGGGAGCTGCAGCGGACGATGCACCTGCTCCGGAGCCAGCTGCTGCACGCCCCGGTCTTGGCCTGCCCCTACGGCCTCCCCGtgctctcctccccgcccccgaaACCCAGCAGCGGGAGCGAGCAGCCGCCCAGACTGCCCCCGGCAGCAGGGCCGCCTCTTCTGCCTTCGGCTGCCGCCGCCATCGCAGGGCCGCTGCCGCCACGGGCGGGGGACGCCGGAGCTTGTCCCGGCACCACCTCCgccagggccagcccccgggaGCCAGAAGGACTCCGCGCTCACAGAGACTCCCCCTGCACGCCCTCCAGCCCCGCTTGCCATTACCACCTGCCCTGGGCGGCCATGGACGGAGCCCTCCTCTCGCCGACACAGGCCGCCCTGCACTGCGGGCTGACGCCCAGCCTCCCCTACTCGCTCGCAGGCTCCCCGGTCCTGtgtcccctcccctcgccccccgccggccccagccccgccttcccccactgccccgctCAGAGCCATCCCGGGCCACTCCTCCGTTGCAGATCAGACTCGGAAAGCTTCCGCTGA
- the LOC106733105 gene encoding voltage-gated delayed rectifier potassium channel KCNH4 isoform X2 — MPVMKGLLAPQNTFLDTIATRFDGTHSNFILANAQVHRGFPIVYCSDGFCDLTGFARSEVMQKNCSCRFLYGAETSESALQSIEKALDGRQEFQTEVGFYKKGGVAFWCLLDIVPIKNEKGEVVLFLVSFKDLSESRGKGHPSDRRDEKHRTKKAGSSRLRAARRQGRTVLHQLTRQFAGKERAEMKINSDVFESKPSVPEYKVASVQKSRFILLHYSIFKALWDWLILLATFYVAVTVPYNVCFTGTEDSLAAARSTIVSDIVVEMLFILDIVLNFRTTYVSQSGQVVYDTRSICLHYVATWFFVDLIAALPFDLLYAFNVTVTSLVHLLKTVRLLRLLRLLQKLDRYSQYSAMVLTLLMSMFALLAHWLACIWYVIGRKEMESNDPLTWDIGWLHELGKRLEAPYINNSLGGPSVRSAYIASLYFTLSSLTSVGFGNVCANTDAEKIFSICTMLIGALMHAVVFGNVTAIIQRMYSRRSLYHTRMKDLKDFIRVHRLPQQLKQRMLEYFQTTWSVNNGIDANELLRDFPDELRADIAMHLNKDILQLPLFERASRGCLRALSLHIKTSFCAPGEYLLRQGDALQANYFVCSGSLEVLKDNMVLAILGKGDLIGADLPGKDQVIKTNADVKALTYCDLQYLSLRGLFEVLELYPEYSSKFLADIHQDLTFNLREGSDIEGLLRFPRSPRLSQPHPESGASPEKPLPSILEDAEAPDDFFHPSPTSLTHRKLLLPTLHSPVRGGSLSSLLGDELRQFSALRRTCRSPARCSRGRSPSPQCPREGESNGHRPTKLLIPSLHAYGPPDLSPRVVDGIEDDGGMSETQTFHFNVEPPPPSSVVDSPTSGTDQASPALGTEADEIKQNVRRLNQELIHLNQEVSHLSRELQRTMHLLRSQLLHAPVLACPYGLPVLSSPPPKPSSGSEQPPRLPPAAGPPLLPSAAAAIAGPLPPRAGDAGACPGTTSARASPREPEGLRAHRDSPCTPSSPACHYHLPWAAMDGALLSPTQAALHCGLTPSLPYSLAGSPVLCPLPSPPAGPSPAFPHCPAQSHPGPLLRCRSDSESFR; from the exons GAGTTGCCTTCTGGTGCCTGCTGGACATCGTGCCCATCAAGAACGAGAAAGGGGAGGTGGTGCTCTTCCTCGTCTCCTTCAAGGACCTCTCGGAGAGCCGGGGCAAGGGCCACCCGAGCGACAGGAGAGATG AGAAGCACCGGACCAAGAAGGCAGGCAGCTCCCGCCTACGGGCGGCGCGCAGGCAGGGCCGCACGGTGCTGCACCAGCTCACCCGCCAGTTCGCCGGGAAGGAGCGGGCCGAGATGAAGATCAACAGC GACGTCTTCGAGAGCAAGCCCTCCGTTCCCGAGTACAAAGTGGCCTCGGTGCAGAAATCCCGCTTCATCTTGCTGCACTACAGCATCTTCAAGGCCCTGTGGGACTGGCTCATCCTGCTGGCCACCTTCTACGTGGCCGTCACCGTCCCCTACAACGTCTGCTTCACCGGCACCGAGGACAGCCTGGCGGCCGCCCGCAGCACCATCGTCAGCGACATTGTCGTGGAGATGCTCTTCATCCTGG ACATCGTCCTGAACTTCCGCACCACCTACGTCAGCCAGTCGGGGCAGGTGGTCTACGACACCCGCTCCATCTGCCTCCACTACGTGGCCACCTGGTTCTTCGTGGACCTGATCGCCGCCTTGCCCTTTGACCTCCTGTACGCATTCAACGTGACCGTG ACCTCGCTGGTGCACCTGCTCAAGACGGTGCGTCTCCTGAGGCTGCTGCGCCTGCTGCAGAAGCTGGACCGCTACTCGCAGTACAGCGCCATGGTGCTCACCCTCCTCATGTCCATGTTCGCCCTGCTCGCCCACTGGCTGGCCTGCATCTGGTACGTCATCGGCCGCAAGGAGATGGAAAGTAACGACCCTCTGACCTGGGACATCG GCTGGCTGCACGAGCTGGGCAAGCGGCTAGAGGCGCCCTACATCAACAACTCGCTGGGCGGCCCGTCCGTGCGCAGCGCCTACATCGCCTCCCTCTACTTCACCCTCAGCAGCCTCACCAGCGTCGGCTTCGGCAACGTCTGCGCCAACACTGACGCCGAGAAGATCTTCTCCATCTGCACCATGCTGATCGGGG CCCTCATGCACGCCGTGGTGTTCGGCAACGTGACGGCCATCATCCAGCGCATGTACTCCCGCCGCTCCCTCTACCACACCCGCATGAAGGACCTCAAGGACTTCATCCGCGTGCACCGCCTCCCGCAGCAGCTCAAGCAGAGGATGCTGGAGTACTTCCAGACCACCTGGTCCGTCAACAACGGCATCGACGCCAACGAG ctgctgcgcGACTTCCCCGACGAGCTGCGGGCCGACATCGCCATGCACCTCAACAAGGACATCCTGCAGCTGCCGCTCTTCGAGAGGGCCAGCCGGGGCTGCCTGCGCGCCCTCTCCCTGCACATCAAGACCTCCTTCTGCGCCCCCGGCGAGTACCTGCTGCGCCAGGGCGACGCCCTGCAGGCCAACTACTTCGTCTGCTCCGGCTCCCTCGAGGTCCTCAAGGACAACATGGTGCTGGCCATCCTGG GCAAAGGGGACCTGATTGGGGCCGACCTGCCCGGCAAGGACCAGGTGATCAAAACCAACGCGGACGTCAAGGCGCTGACCTACTGCGACCTGCAGTACCTCAGCCTGCGCGGCCTCTTTGAGGTGCTGGAGCTGTACCCCGAGTACTCCAGCAAGTTCCTGGCCGATATCCACCAGGACCTCACCTTCAACCTGCGGGAGGGCAGCGACATCGAG GGGCTCCTGCGATTTCCCAGGTCCCCTCGGTTATCCCAG cctcacccggagagcggcgccagccccgagaagcccctcccctccatcctgGAGGACGCCGAGGCTCCCGACGACTTCTTCCACCCCTCGCCCACCAGCCTGACCCACCGCAAGCTGCTGCTGCCCACCCTGCACAGCCCCGTGCGGGGCGGCTCCCTCAGCAGCCTGCTGGGTGACGAGCTGCGCCAGTTCTCGGCCCTGCGCCGCacctgccgctcccccgcccgcTGCAGCCGGGGCAGGAGCCCCTCTCCGCAGTGTCCAAGAGAGGGCGAGAGCAACGGCCACAGGCCAACCAAGCTCCTGATCCCCTCCCTGCACGCCTACGGCCCCCCAGATCTGAGCCCCAG GGTCGTTGACGGGATCGAGGACGATGGCGGGATGTCGGAGACGCAAACGTTCCATTTCAACGTGGAGCCGCCCCCGCCGAGCTCCGTCGTGGACTCGCCGACGTCCG GGACTGACCAGGCCAGCCCAGCCTTAGGCACGGAAGCGGATGAGATCAAGCAGAACGTCAGGAGACTGAACCAAGAG CTCATTCACCTCAACCAGGAAGTTTCCCACCTCAGCCGGGAGCTGCAGCGGACGATGCACCTGCTCCGGAGCCAGCTGCTGCACGCCCCGGTCTTGGCCTGCCCCTACGGCCTCCCCGtgctctcctccccgcccccgaaACCCAGCAGCGGGAGCGAGCAGCCGCCCAGACTGCCCCCGGCAGCAGGGCCGCCTCTTCTGCCTTCGGCTGCCGCCGCCATCGCAGGGCCGCTGCCGCCACGGGCGGGGGACGCCGGAGCTTGTCCCGGCACCACCTCCgccagggccagcccccgggaGCCAGAAGGACTCCGCGCTCACAGAGACTCCCCCTGCACGCCCTCCAGCCCCGCTTGCCATTACCACCTGCCCTGGGCGGCCATGGACGGAGCCCTCCTCTCGCCGACACAGGCCGCCCTGCACTGCGGGCTGACGCCCAGCCTCCCCTACTCGCTCGCAGGCTCCCCGGTCCTGtgtcccctcccctcgccccccgccggccccagccccgccttcccccactgccccgctCAGAGCCATCCCGGGCCACTCCTCCGTTGCAGATCAGACTCGGAAAGCTTCCGCTGA